In Oryza sativa Japonica Group chromosome 11, ASM3414082v1, the following are encoded in one genomic region:
- the LOC4351131 gene encoding transcription factor JAMYB gives MEMVLQRTSHHPVPGEQQEAAAELSSAELRRGPWTVDEDLTLINYISDHGEGRWNALARAAGLKRTGKSCRLRWLNYLRPDVKRGNFTAEEQLLILDLHSRWGNRWSKIAQHLPGRTDNEIKNYWRTRVQKHAKQLNCDVNSKRFKDAMKYLWMPRLAERIHARAGAVDDSGDYSNNDLSCVSGVTMATVANCFDGSPSMVTSSSSDSFTSESQDLKKINLHVHGDDEKMNSEDWMQEVDHEFWSTEIQPNNEQFQDQQLNGWVQGFSEGLSETLWSLEDIWKMQ, from the exons ATGGAGATGGTGCTGCAGAGGACGAGCCACCACCCGGTGCCCGGGGagcagcaggaggcggcggcggagctgtcGTCGGCTGAGCTCCGGCGAGGGCCGTGGACCGTCGATGAGGACCTCACCCTCATCAATTACATCTCTGATCACGGCGAGGGCCGCTGGAACGCACTCGCACGCGCCGCCG GTCTGAAGAGGACTGGGAAGAGCTGCCGGCTCCGGTGGCTGAACTATCTCCGGCCGGATGTGAAGCGCGGCAACTTCACCGCAGAGGAGCAGCTGCTCATCCTCGACCTCCACTCCCGATGGGGCAACCG ATGGTCCAAGATAGCACAACATTTGCCTGGGAGGACCGACAACGAGATCAAGAACTACTGGAGGACCAGAGTGCAAAAGCATGCCAAGCAACTCAATTGTGATGTCAACAGCAAGAGGTTCAAGGATGCCATGAAGTACCTATGGATGCCTCGCCTTGCCGAGCGCATCCATGCCAGGGCTGGCGCTGTTGATGATAGCGGAGACTACAGCAACAACGACTTATCATGTGTATCTGGTGTAACAATGGCCACTGTTGCTAATTGTTTTGATGGCTCTCCGAGCATGGTGACTAGCTCATCTTCCGATTCGTTCACGTCGGAGTCACAAGATTTGAAGAAGATTAACTTACATGTGCATGGTGATGATGAGAAGATGAACTCTGAAGACTGGATGCAGGAGGTGGACCATGAGTTTTGGTCTACAGAGATTCAGCCTAATAATGAACAGTTTCAGGACCAACAGCTTAACGGTTGGGTGCAAGGTTTTTCTGAGGGTTTGTCCGAAACTCTATGGAGTCTAGAGGACATATGGAAGATGCAATAA